A genomic region of Salinibacterium sp. NK8237 contains the following coding sequences:
- a CDS encoding YhgE/Pip family protein, which yields MSASQTPTVPPVTMPRRRWLTVIGFAAVAVLPLAFTGLFVAAAGDGDNAIDNIPVALVNNDELQTTTTTDGDEQIVFAGRQLVTELTGADGFEWTITNSEDADDALARGDVYAILTVPAEFSESILSLSTEEPTQAQISIHTDDSHSYLTGSVAQVVGQSMTDTFGRAITSQYIDGIYASVGELGGALADAADGATELSDGAKDFSSGLDTYTTGVDSLSSGLSDLNYGAGNLSSLSSGVSQYTSSVSQLASTLAAINPAIQAQLTDPQLKGTLQAVVDGLNQADAGGATLSTQTSDAVGGIQYGISQSASGASALSDGSGALNEGAEGLASGAGELATGLSEGAALVPGTDESTETTSNADIVSEPITLAVTTDNEVTEPAQAIATFFIPLGLWLGALAVFLVLSLPSYRSLSSTARDGRIVASTLIRASIVTVVQAVLLVLLLHVVVGVDWALAPATAGFALLMALSFAAFHYLLIAALGKAGLVVSLFLLAIQLVSTGGVYPIETLAAPFQAVSPFLPLTYAVDGMYSILSGGSAQSAITAAIALLALGLVSVALSVLSVKRIRKSTATAAILSAADSRAL from the coding sequence ATGAGCGCCTCACAGACTCCCACCGTGCCGCCTGTCACAATGCCGCGCCGGCGATGGTTGACCGTCATTGGGTTCGCGGCCGTGGCCGTGCTGCCGCTCGCTTTCACCGGGCTGTTCGTGGCCGCGGCGGGCGACGGAGACAACGCGATCGACAACATCCCGGTTGCGCTCGTTAATAATGATGAGTTGCAAACAACGACCACCACCGATGGCGACGAACAGATCGTCTTCGCTGGTCGCCAATTGGTGACCGAACTCACGGGCGCCGACGGTTTTGAGTGGACGATCACCAACTCCGAGGACGCCGACGATGCCCTCGCCCGGGGAGATGTCTATGCGATCCTGACCGTGCCCGCCGAGTTCTCAGAGTCAATTCTGTCGCTGTCGACCGAGGAACCCACTCAGGCACAAATCTCGATCCACACTGACGACTCGCACAGTTACCTCACCGGATCTGTGGCACAGGTCGTCGGTCAATCCATGACCGACACCTTCGGTCGGGCAATCACCTCGCAGTACATCGATGGCATCTACGCGAGCGTTGGTGAGCTCGGGGGAGCACTGGCCGATGCCGCTGACGGAGCGACGGAACTGTCAGATGGTGCGAAGGACTTCTCCAGCGGCCTCGACACGTACACCACAGGTGTAGATTCACTCTCTTCGGGTCTCTCTGATCTCAACTATGGAGCAGGCAACCTCTCGTCGCTCAGCTCTGGAGTGAGTCAGTACACCTCGAGCGTTTCTCAACTCGCCTCAACCCTGGCGGCGATCAACCCGGCCATTCAAGCGCAACTCACCGACCCGCAACTCAAGGGCACGCTACAGGCTGTCGTCGATGGCCTTAACCAGGCGGATGCGGGCGGAGCCACTCTGTCGACGCAAACCTCGGATGCCGTTGGCGGCATCCAGTACGGCATCTCTCAGAGTGCGTCGGGAGCGTCCGCTCTCTCTGACGGATCTGGCGCGCTCAACGAGGGAGCTGAAGGGCTCGCATCGGGTGCCGGCGAACTCGCGACTGGTTTGAGCGAGGGGGCCGCACTTGTTCCGGGCACCGATGAGTCGACCGAGACAACCTCTAATGCGGATATTGTTTCTGAGCCAATCACCCTCGCTGTCACAACCGATAACGAGGTAACAGAGCCGGCTCAGGCCATCGCGACCTTCTTTATCCCCTTGGGGCTGTGGTTGGGGGCGCTTGCGGTGTTCTTAGTGCTGAGTCTGCCGTCGTATCGCTCGCTGTCGTCCACGGCGCGCGATGGTCGGATCGTGGCGTCAACCTTGATTCGGGCATCCATCGTCACGGTGGTTCAGGCGGTACTGCTGGTGTTGCTGCTTCATGTGGTGGTGGGAGTCGATTGGGCTTTGGCGCCCGCTACGGCAGGATTCGCCCTTCTGATGGCGCTGTCGTTTGCGGCGTTCCACTACTTGCTGATTGCTGCCCTCGGCAAGGCGGGGCTTGTGGTGTCGCTATTCCTGCTGGCGATCCAGCTGGTGTCGACGGGCGGGGTGTATCCGATTGAGACCCTTGCCGCGCCGTTCCAAGCGGTGAGCCCGTTCCTGCCGCTGACGTATGCGGTTGACGGGATGTATTCGATTCTTTCTGGCGGAAGCGCGCAATCTGCGATCACCGCTGCGATCGCACTGCTCGCTCTCGGGTTGGTGAGTGTTGCGCTGTCGGTGCTGTCAGTGAAGCGGATACGAAAATCGACCGCGACAGCAGCAATTCTGTCGGCGGCCGATTCTCGAGCCCTCTAG